In Deltaproteobacteria bacterium, the sequence CCATACCCTCCCCGCGTGCCACGCTATTGGATCTGTTGGATGAGGCGCGTGCGGCCGGGATCATCGAGACTATGCCGCAACCGGTCGGGGCGTATCGTTTCGGGCATGCCTTGATCCGTGAGACGCTCTACGAGGGCTTGAGTACAGCCGAGCGAATCGCTTGGCACCAGCGAGCCGGCGAGGCCCTGGAGCATTCGTCCGAGCGCGACAGCGGCATCCGTCTGGCAGAGTTGGCGCACCATTTCACTGAGGCAGCCGTGGGCGGCGAGGTGCACAAAGGGGTGCATTACGCCGAGCGCGCCGCCGAGCAGGCGGCGATGCAGTTGGCGTACGAAGATGCCGCCAGCCAATACGAACGCGCCCTGCAACTAAGCGCGCTCGATCCGTCGCTCGCCGGCCGGCGGGGGGAGTTGCTGTTGGCCCTCGGGCACAACCAATGGCGGGCGGGCGAGCTGGCGCGCGCCCGCGCCACCTATCATGCCGCGGCGGTTGCGGCGCGGGCGGAGCAGGCGCCGGAGCGCTTTGCGCGCGCCGCGCTCGGTTACGGCGGTGGCTTTCGCGGCTTTACCCTCGGCACCATCGACCCGGTGTTGATCGATCTGTTGGAAGAAGCATCGGCCTTGCTGCCGGCACACGACAGCGCCCTGCGCGCGCAAGTGACCGCGCGCCAGGCGGTGGCGCTGTACGACCTGCCCAATTCGCTGCCGCGCCGCGATACGCTCAGCCGCGGCGCGGTCGAGATGGCCGAGCGCATCGGCGACAGCGCGGCCCAAGTCGGAACGCTGTCGTGCCGCCACTGGGCCATCTGGGGGCCGGATAATCTTGCCGACCGCACCGCCGCCGCCAACGCCATGGTCAGCCTGGCCGAGCGAGTCGGGGATCTCGAGATGGCGCTCCAGGCCCATCGCTTCCGGCTGATCGATGCCCTCGAAGTCGGCGACATCCACGCGGTGACACTGGACCTCGCCGCGTGTGCTCGGCTGGCCGAGCAGCTGCGCCAGCCATACTACGAATGGTATGTCCTCGGCTTTCGGGCTTTGCAGGCGTTTCTCGCCGGCCAATTCAGCGACAGCGAGCGCTTCTCGCAACAGGCGCTTGCGATCGGGCAACGGGCGCAGAGCAGCAACATCAGCCAGATGTACGGCGCGCAAATCCTCGCCCTGCGCCGCGAGCAAGGTCGGGTGGCGGAAGTCGAGCCCATGCTGCAAGGCCTGGTCGCCCAATTTCCGACCGTACCGTCATGGCGCTGCGGGCTGCTATACGCGCTTGCCGAACTCAATCGCGCCGACGAGGCCAAGGCCCAACTCGCCATTCTGGCGGCCGGAGACTTTGCCGGCATACCGCGCGACATGTTCTGGTTGGTGGCCATGGCGGGTTTGGGCGACGTCTGCGCCACACTCGGTGACGTTGCCCGCGCCGAGCTATTGTATCGGTTGCTCCTGCCCTTCCGCGACCGCAACGCCGTCAACGTCGTCGGTACCTGCACCACCTCGATCGCGCGACCGCTCGGCCGCCTGGCAGCGCTCATCGCTCGGCCCGACCATGCCCGCCAGCACTTCGAGGACGCACTGGCAATTGAAGGGGGAATGGGTGCGCGTCCGCTGCTCGCACACACACAGCACGACTACGCGGCGATGCTGCTGACTACTGGCGCCGCCAGCGACCGCGACCGAGCCCGCCAACTGCTGGCAGCGGCGGTGGAGAGCTACGAACAGATGGGCATGCACAGCTTCGCCCAGCGCGCCGCCCAGCTGGTGCCGCGTCCACAGCCTGCACGGCGCACCACCATGACCCGCCGCACCAAAGTAACCCCGCTGCGAAGACG encodes:
- a CDS encoding AAA family ATPase gives rise to the protein MIRAFGEFELDDELFQLRRNRRAIKLEPKAFDLLAYLFTNRDRVVGKQELFERLWPGQFVSDSALSYCIKAVRQAVGDRGDCQRVIATVPRRGYRFVAPTTELDPAGAVAGQLASGGESGYTANGNFIGRSQVLATLQRALATTAAGRGQLVLLCGEPGIGKTRTADELASLARARSVRALIGRCHEGEGAPPFWPWTQILRTHLRHLESAALPALLGHGAANLVQLVPELAARLPGLAGAIAPAETEQARFRLFEGVVNLLDASGRTQPLAVILDDLHWADTPSLLLLQFVARAITDSRVLVLATYRDTDVRPQQALTHALGDLVRAPNSQRIELAGLEAGDVARFVERVLGQTPPVSLVSAIHRQTEGNPFFVTEVVRFLSASGQLAQLATGTLTLSVPPTVRDAIVRRLGQLSPACRALLAGAAVLGRDFDIALLAEASALVISVDEAIPSPRATLLDLLDEARAAGIIETMPQPVGAYRFGHALIRETLYEGLSTAERIAWHQRAGEALEHSSERDSGIRLAELAHHFTEAAVGGEVHKGVHYAERAAEQAAMQLAYEDAASQYERALQLSALDPSLAGRRGELLLALGHNQWRAGELARARATYHAAAVAARAEQAPERFARAALGYGGGFRGFTLGTIDPVLIDLLEEASALLPAHDSALRAQVTARQAVALYDLPNSLPRRDTLSRGAVEMAERIGDSAAQVGTLSCRHWAIWGPDNLADRTAAANAMVSLAERVGDLEMALQAHRFRLIDALEVGDIHAVTLDLAACARLAEQLRQPYYEWYVLGFRALQAFLAGQFSDSERFSQQALAIGQRAQSSNISQMYGAQILALRREQGRVAEVEPMLQGLVAQFPTVPSWRCGLLYALAELNRADEAKAQLAILAAGDFAGIPRDMFWLVAMAGLGDVCATLGDVARAELLYRLLLPFRDRNAVNVVGTCTTSIARPLGRLAALIARPDHARQHFEDALAIEGGMGARPLLAHTQHDYAAMLLTTGAASDRDRARQLLAAAVESYEQMGMHSFAQRAAQLVPRPQPARRTTMTRRTKVTPLRRR